The following are encoded in a window of Telmatobacter sp. DSM 110680 genomic DNA:
- a CDS encoding response regulator transcription factor — protein sequence MNQPAIRILIVDDESAIRRALKPPLAELGFQFSEASRGEEALHLLHSSQYDVVLLDINMPGIGGIETLRRIRAFAPRLPVLMLTVRDGEEEKVEALELGADDYVTKPFSTRELIARIRTAVRRVHAPARAEDAPIEIGEIRLIPDKRAVTKRGQAVHLTRKEYDILYCLMSRAGRVVSYAKLLTAVWGADCREEVEYLRTFIRQLRKKIEDDPSKPIYLLTDVYVGYRFADAQMLQGDSGETGPAGVDQEHVAENAS from the coding sequence ATGAACCAGCCCGCCATTCGCATTCTGATCGTCGATGATGAGTCCGCGATACGCCGAGCGCTCAAGCCGCCGCTGGCCGAACTTGGATTTCAATTCAGCGAAGCCTCTCGGGGTGAAGAGGCGCTGCATTTGCTGCACTCTAGTCAGTACGATGTAGTACTTCTCGACATCAATATGCCGGGTATTGGGGGCATTGAGACATTGCGGCGCATTCGCGCATTTGCACCCCGGCTACCCGTGCTTATGCTCACGGTGCGCGATGGCGAAGAAGAAAAGGTTGAAGCCCTGGAACTTGGCGCTGATGACTACGTCACCAAACCCTTCAGCACACGCGAACTCATTGCGCGTATTCGCACCGCGGTGCGCAGGGTGCACGCTCCGGCACGAGCTGAAGATGCGCCCATTGAAATCGGAGAGATTCGCCTCATTCCCGACAAGCGCGCCGTGACCAAGCGCGGCCAGGCCGTTCATCTTACGCGCAAGGAATACGACATCCTGTATTGCCTGATGAGCCGCGCAGGGCGCGTTGTGTCGTACGCCAAGCTGCTGACGGCGGTGTGGGGAGCGGACTGCCGCGAAGAAGTTGAGTATCTTCGTACGTTCATTAGGCAGCTTCGCAAGAAGATCGAAGACGACCCATCCAAGCCGATCTACCTGCTGACGGATGTGTACGTTGGCTATCGTTTCGCCGATGCGCAGATGTTGCAAGGCGACAGCGGCGAAACCGGCCCGGCAGGTGTCGATCAGGAACACGTTGCGGAGAATGCGTCATAA
- the trpE gene encoding anthranilate synthase component I, translated as MKPSSSLIHPGRKEFLALAKKHTLVPVYRTLTADLETPVSAFLRAAWQERECFLLESVENGEQVGRYTFIGLNPYKRIVARGQQIDITEAGRTARIEGDIFHVLREALGGHKPARIAGLPPFTAGAVGFFAYDAVRQIERLPNHAKDELGVPDACLLFFDEVLAFDHVRKQIWMVATADVTLTNPGEAYAKAVKRLAALEKRLAKPLPEFSRARNTKPVEVKRRTSKKNFLAAVERTKQYIAAGDIFQAVLSQRLDVSTGMDTFQVYRSLRTVNPSPYMYFLRFTPDGPLGRPNSKSGQKAKSPAAIELAGSSPELLVRVHDRKVEYRPIAGTRPRGTTEAEDLRLEEEMMHDDKERAEHVMLVDLGRNDVGRVSEFGSVKVDRLMFVERYSHVMHIVSTIEGKLKPELTAVDALRACFPAGTLSGAPKVRAMEIIEELEPSRRGTYGGAVLYADFSGNLDSCIAIRSLLTTGGKGYVQAGAGIVADSVPELEHQESLNKAQAVIRAIERAREL; from the coding sequence GTGAAGCCCTCATCGAGTCTCATTCATCCCGGCCGTAAGGAATTTCTGGCGCTTGCCAAAAAGCACACGCTCGTCCCTGTCTATCGCACGCTCACTGCGGATCTCGAGACGCCTGTTTCGGCGTTTCTGCGGGCGGCCTGGCAAGAGCGCGAGTGCTTTTTGCTGGAGTCGGTCGAGAACGGTGAGCAGGTCGGCCGCTATACATTCATTGGGCTCAACCCGTACAAGCGCATCGTTGCCCGTGGCCAGCAGATCGACATCACTGAGGCGGGGCGCACCGCTCGAATTGAAGGCGACATCTTTCATGTTCTGCGCGAGGCGCTGGGCGGCCACAAGCCAGCCCGCATTGCCGGACTTCCTCCGTTCACCGCCGGCGCGGTAGGTTTCTTCGCCTACGATGCTGTCCGCCAGATCGAGCGGCTACCCAACCATGCGAAGGATGAACTCGGCGTACCCGATGCGTGTCTACTTTTCTTCGATGAAGTCCTGGCTTTTGATCACGTACGCAAGCAAATCTGGATGGTTGCCACCGCCGACGTCACCCTTACGAATCCCGGCGAAGCTTACGCAAAAGCCGTAAAGCGCCTGGCTGCGCTCGAAAAACGCCTGGCAAAGCCGTTACCTGAATTTTCCCGGGCACGCAATACCAAACCTGTAGAGGTGAAACGCCGTACCAGCAAGAAAAACTTCCTCGCCGCCGTCGAGCGCACAAAACAATACATCGCGGCCGGAGATATCTTCCAGGCAGTTCTTTCGCAACGCCTCGACGTCTCGACCGGTATGGACACGTTTCAGGTCTATCGCTCGCTGCGCACCGTGAACCCAAGCCCGTACATGTATTTCCTCCGTTTCACTCCCGACGGTCCACTTGGCCGCCCGAACTCCAAGTCCGGACAAAAAGCAAAATCCCCCGCAGCAATCGAACTCGCCGGATCATCGCCCGAACTCCTGGTTCGCGTACACGATCGCAAAGTGGAGTACCGCCCAATCGCCGGAACGCGCCCCCGTGGCACAACCGAAGCTGAAGATCTCCGCCTCGAAGAAGAGATGATGCACGATGACAAAGAACGTGCCGAACACGTGATGTTGGTCGATCTTGGCCGCAATGATGTAGGCCGCGTGAGCGAGTTTGGCAGCGTGAAGGTAGACCGGCTTATGTTTGTCGAGCGTTACAGTCACGTGATGCACATCGTCAGCACCATCGAAGGTAAGCTCAAGCCGGAACTGACCGCCGTCGACGCGCTGCGTGCATGTTTTCCGGCTGGCACACTCTCCGGCGCCCCCAAGGTGCGAGCCATGGAAATCATCGAAGAACTCGAGCCTTCGCGGCGCGGTACCTACGGTGGCGCTGTTCTCTATGCCGATTTCTCGGGAAATCTCGATTCCTGCATCGCGATTCGTTCTCTGCTGACGACAGGCGGAAAGGGATACGTGCAGGCAGGCGCAGGCATCGTTGCCGATTCGGTTCCTGAACTTGAGCACCAGGAATCGCTTAACAAGGCGCAGGCGGTAATTCGCGCTATCGAGCGTGCTCGCGAACTCTAG
- a CDS encoding aminodeoxychorismate/anthranilate synthase component II: MVFVLDNYDSFTYNLVQYLGELGADVEVRRNDELTVEEVEALKPERILLSPGPCTPGEAGILVPLIRHMARKVPILGVCLGHQAIGEAFGGQVVRAHTLMHGKTSKVDHDGKGIFSSLPTPLTCTRYHSLIVAEASLPKELEVTARTPEANGRGKTVGSVIMGLRHRTLPVEGVQFHPESVLTEGGHQMIRNFLGM, translated from the coding sequence ATGGTTTTTGTACTCGATAACTACGATTCCTTCACCTACAACCTGGTTCAGTACCTTGGCGAGCTTGGGGCCGACGTCGAGGTGCGGCGCAACGACGAGTTGACTGTGGAGGAGGTTGAAGCACTGAAGCCCGAACGCATCCTGCTTTCGCCGGGGCCTTGCACGCCGGGCGAGGCAGGAATTCTGGTTCCGCTGATCCGGCACATGGCCAGGAAGGTGCCCATTCTTGGCGTTTGTCTTGGGCATCAGGCGATCGGAGAGGCGTTTGGCGGGCAGGTGGTTCGAGCGCACACCCTGATGCATGGCAAGACCAGCAAGGTGGATCATGATGGCAAAGGGATTTTCTCCAGTTTGCCGACTCCGCTGACGTGTACACGCTACCACTCATTGATTGTGGCCGAAGCTTCGCTGCCTAAGGAGCTTGAGGTCACGGCCCGCACGCCTGAAGCGAATGGTAGAGGCAAGACGGTCGGGTCTGTCATTATGGGGCTGCGCCACCGCACTCTTCCCGTCGAGGGCGTGCAGTTCCATCCTGAATCGGTGTTGACCGAGGGCGGCCATCAGATGATCCGCAATTTTCTGGGAATGTAG
- a CDS encoding adenine phosphoribosyltransferase: protein MPEAIKPIDVEALKALVRTVPDFPKPGILFYDITTLLKDKTGFAKLIDALAAHYIEKKIDLVLGIEARGFIFGPALAYRLNAGFVPVRKPRKLPAPVARVTYDLEYGSDTLEIHMDAIQPGQRVVLVDDLLATGGTMEATVKLVKQLGGEITGLAFAVELDFLKGRDRFKEYDVFSLLHYNE from the coding sequence ATGCCTGAAGCAATCAAGCCCATTGATGTGGAAGCCCTGAAAGCGCTCGTGCGCACCGTACCCGATTTTCCCAAGCCTGGGATTCTTTTCTATGACATAACCACGCTGCTGAAGGACAAGACGGGTTTTGCCAAGCTGATCGACGCGCTTGCCGCTCACTACATCGAGAAAAAGATTGACCTGGTGCTGGGAATCGAGGCTCGCGGATTCATCTTTGGCCCCGCACTCGCCTATCGCCTGAACGCGGGCTTTGTGCCCGTACGCAAGCCGCGCAAGCTCCCTGCCCCGGTAGCTCGCGTCACCTATGACCTCGAATACGGATCGGACACACTTGAGATTCACATGGATGCCATCCAGCCCGGTCAGCGCGTCGTGCTCGTCGACGATCTGCTGGCTACGGGCGGCACGATGGAAGCTACCGTCAAGCTTGTAAAGCAACTAGGCGGCGAGATTACGGGACTTGCGTTTGCCGTAGAACTCGACTTCCTTAAAGGCCGCGATCGTTTCAAGGAATACGACGTCTTCAGCCTGCTGCATTACAACGAATAG
- a CDS encoding Glu/Leu/Phe/Val dehydrogenase — protein sequence MVPATMTLDQEINPWEAQSARFDFAARKLNLDEGLWKLLRTPAREIIVHFPVTMDDGRIEIFTGFRVQHSIARGPGKGGIRYAPEVTLDEVRALASWMTWKCAVVNIPFGGAKGGVICDPKKMSQGELERMTRRYTSEIIEFIGPEKDVPAPDVNTNEQTMAWIMDTYSMHVGHTVTSVVTGKPLNIGGSRGRVEATGRGVMVVCDESLRYLNLPIDGCRVIIQGFGNVGSNAARLMMEHGYKVIGIAEKEGGLLNANGIDIHQLVEYKYRNGTLLGFRGAEAIPSDELIVSDCDVLIPAATENVITSRNAEKIKARIIVEGANGPTTAVADEILADKRIFIVPDILANSGGVTASYFEWVQDRQGYFWKEAIVNEQLETILRDSFDDVVRYAEAHNVNNRIAAYMLAIDRVAFTIKQRGIYA from the coding sequence ATGGTACCCGCAACAATGACATTGGACCAGGAGATTAACCCCTGGGAAGCGCAAAGCGCGCGGTTTGATTTTGCAGCACGCAAGCTGAATCTGGATGAGGGACTTTGGAAGCTGCTGCGAACGCCCGCGCGCGAAATTATCGTTCACTTTCCTGTGACCATGGATGACGGTCGCATTGAAATTTTTACTGGATTCAGAGTTCAGCACTCGATTGCACGCGGCCCAGGTAAAGGCGGCATTCGTTATGCACCCGAGGTTACCCTTGATGAAGTTCGGGCATTGGCGAGCTGGATGACGTGGAAATGTGCGGTCGTGAACATTCCTTTTGGCGGAGCCAAAGGCGGAGTGATCTGCGATCCGAAGAAGATGAGCCAGGGTGAACTAGAGCGGATGACGCGCCGGTATACATCCGAGATCATCGAGTTTATCGGACCCGAAAAAGACGTACCCGCGCCCGACGTAAACACCAACGAGCAGACGATGGCCTGGATCATGGACACCTACTCCATGCACGTGGGTCATACCGTAACCAGCGTCGTAACCGGCAAGCCCCTCAACATTGGTGGTTCGCGTGGACGAGTTGAGGCAACAGGACGCGGAGTGATGGTGGTTTGCGATGAGAGCCTCCGCTATCTGAACCTGCCCATCGACGGTTGCCGCGTCATCATTCAAGGTTTTGGCAACGTGGGATCGAATGCGGCACGGTTGATGATGGAACACGGCTACAAGGTAATTGGCATTGCGGAAAAAGAGGGCGGCCTCTTGAACGCGAACGGGATCGACATCCACCAACTTGTCGAATACAAGTACCGCAATGGAACGCTGTTAGGATTTCGCGGGGCCGAAGCCATTCCTAGCGACGAATTGATCGTCTCCGATTGCGATGTGCTCATTCCGGCGGCGACAGAGAACGTGATCACAAGCCGCAACGCCGAGAAAATCAAAGCGCGGATCATCGTGGAAGGCGCCAACGGGCCCACCACCGCCGTGGCGGATGAGATACTGGCCGACAAACGCATCTTTATCGTGCCCGATATCCTGGCTAACTCCGGCGGAGTCACGGCGAGCTACTTTGAGTGGGTGCAGGACCGTCAGGGCTACTTCTGGAAAGAAGCCATCGTAAATGAGCAGTTGGAGACGATTCTCCGCGACAGCTTCGATGATGTCGTTCGTTACGCCGAGGCACACAACGTGAATAACCGTATTGCGGCCTACATGCTGGCTATCGATCGCGTGGCGTTCACCATTAAGCAGCGTGGGATCTACGCTTAG
- a CDS encoding ATP-binding protein: MALDRKDGSRLSGTYIPLRTVFPVRRVRGSGLKALLFSTECALGILSVVLLGVFVHWLQWLFPVAVLLYLLIIVPTALWCGFWQAVIVSFSAVAVQSYFAPHQAGLNAAANPANPITLVAFILTALVISRLSARVTQHARETDSWGGQMEDLYEFTRRTLQMNLHVEPGAQLAELVHEIFALEAVVIFDADLHETYQAGYWNVDPQELAQNVYYFETSDDDPETGIARRVVRLGTVPVGSVVIRGETSPLTNNAIASLIAVTFDRYRAFANESRIETERQTEQLRSTVLDSLAHEYKTPLTAIRAASTGLNEMGKLSAGQSELVSLINEQADLLNDLTTRLLTTARLDAGEVTVHAVPVGVASLIDEVVASLSERLASMKVAIDMPDDNLVLCCDRRLMTMLLSQYIDNACKYAIYGTTITIRAIQSKAEVIFSVHSFGPVIPIADRERIFDRYYRSSTSSNRASGTGIGLSVAKRAATIHDGYVWVTSDQDEGNTFYAAIPSQARKREVS; encoded by the coding sequence ATGGCACTTGATAGAAAGGATGGCAGCCGGTTGTCTGGAACATACATACCTCTGCGCACTGTGTTTCCAGTACGGCGTGTGCGCGGGTCCGGGCTGAAGGCGCTGCTGTTTTCCACGGAGTGTGCCCTGGGCATTCTCTCGGTGGTTTTGCTTGGGGTGTTTGTGCACTGGCTGCAATGGCTGTTTCCTGTTGCAGTCCTGCTTTATCTGCTCATTATTGTGCCGACTGCTCTTTGGTGCGGCTTCTGGCAGGCCGTTATCGTTTCCTTCTCCGCGGTAGCTGTGCAGAGCTACTTCGCTCCGCATCAAGCCGGACTGAACGCGGCGGCAAATCCTGCCAACCCGATCACGCTTGTAGCGTTCATTCTTACTGCCCTGGTGATCAGCCGCCTGTCGGCACGCGTCACACAGCATGCCCGGGAGACTGATTCCTGGGGAGGCCAGATGGAAGACCTCTACGAGTTCACTCGGCGCACTTTGCAAATGAATCTGCATGTAGAGCCCGGTGCTCAACTTGCTGAGCTGGTTCATGAAATTTTTGCGCTCGAGGCGGTGGTGATCTTCGACGCAGATCTGCATGAAACGTACCAGGCTGGCTATTGGAACGTCGATCCCCAGGAACTCGCACAGAACGTGTACTACTTCGAAACATCGGATGACGATCCCGAGACTGGAATTGCTCGGCGCGTAGTTCGTCTCGGCACAGTACCGGTTGGATCAGTGGTTATCCGCGGTGAGACCAGCCCACTTACCAACAACGCGATCGCTTCTTTGATTGCTGTTACATTCGATCGTTATCGCGCCTTTGCGAACGAGAGCCGCATCGAGACAGAGCGCCAGACTGAGCAACTTCGCTCCACGGTTCTCGACTCGCTCGCACACGAATACAAAACTCCGCTTACGGCGATTCGTGCTGCCTCGACAGGACTCAACGAAATGGGCAAGCTTTCGGCCGGCCAAAGCGAACTTGTCTCCCTGATCAATGAACAGGCCGATCTGTTGAATGATTTGACGACGCGCTTGCTTACAACGGCTCGTCTCGATGCGGGCGAAGTCACGGTTCACGCGGTACCGGTGGGTGTCGCCTCCTTGATTGACGAGGTTGTGGCCAGCCTGAGTGAGCGGCTGGCGTCAATGAAGGTGGCGATCGACATGCCCGACGATAACCTTGTGCTGTGCTGCGATCGACGGCTGATGACCATGCTTCTCTCGCAGTACATCGACAATGCATGTAAATATGCGATCTACGGAACAACCATTACGATCCGTGCTATCCAGTCGAAGGCCGAAGTGATCTTCTCCGTCCATAGCTTTGGTCCCGTGATCCCTATCGCTGATCGTGAGCGCATCTTCGATCGCTACTATCGCTCATCGACCTCGTCGAATCGTGCATCTGGTACGGGCATTGGTCTCTCCGTGGCCAAGCGCGCGGCGACCATTCACGATGGATATGTCTGGGTTACGAGCGACCAGGATGAAGGCAATACGTTTTACGCGGCAATACCATCGCAGGCAAGAAAGAGGGAAGTCTCATGA
- a CDS encoding EAL domain-containing response regulator: MSSGNRIVLIDDDRVVGEIVSALASAMGLQCDITRTPEDFFDRIGPDTDLILLDLVMPEMDGIEILRLLGERQCKARIVLMSGINIRVIETAKKLAQSLGLVVVGHLQKPFPIGQLQDLMGENIAAEKPIDHQHEPQIAIPDEDLIRAFDRDEFVVYYQPQINIATGVVTGVEALSRWEHPELGLIFPDNFISRIETLGLMDRFCWITAERALNEVKQFSAANGYLPRLAINVSVSSLRDLKFPDIFMNLARKYDFPAERIVLEITESGLMEFSLALDVLTRLRMRNFQLSIDDFGTGYSMMKQLQNVPAIELKIDRTFVQHMDANHADLVMVEKIIEMGHELDMEVIAEGVETQEQFNILREKGCDGVQGFLFSRALAPAELTRWLETYRAHQVQ; encoded by the coding sequence ATGTCATCAGGGAACAGGATAGTGCTGATTGACGACGACAGGGTCGTAGGCGAGATCGTTTCCGCGCTGGCAAGTGCGATGGGTTTACAGTGCGATATCACACGTACACCGGAAGACTTTTTTGACCGCATCGGACCCGACACCGACCTGATCCTGCTGGATCTCGTGATGCCGGAGATGGATGGAATTGAGATTCTGCGCCTGCTGGGCGAGCGGCAATGCAAGGCGCGCATCGTTCTGATGAGCGGAATCAACATCCGGGTCATTGAGACGGCCAAAAAGCTAGCTCAATCCCTCGGACTCGTGGTGGTTGGTCACCTTCAAAAGCCCTTTCCCATCGGTCAATTACAGGATCTCATGGGCGAGAATATCGCTGCCGAAAAGCCCATCGATCATCAGCATGAACCGCAAATCGCGATCCCTGACGAGGATTTGATCCGGGCCTTTGACAGGGACGAATTCGTGGTCTACTACCAACCGCAGATCAACATCGCGACCGGAGTGGTTACAGGCGTCGAAGCCCTCTCGCGTTGGGAACATCCCGAGTTGGGACTCATCTTCCCCGACAATTTCATTTCACGAATCGAAACCCTCGGACTTATGGACCGCTTCTGCTGGATCACAGCTGAACGTGCATTGAATGAAGTGAAGCAGTTCTCAGCGGCCAACGGTTACCTCCCTCGCCTGGCCATCAATGTCTCGGTCAGCTCCCTGCGCGACCTCAAGTTCCCCGACATCTTTATGAACCTCGCGCGCAAATATGACTTTCCGGCTGAACGCATCGTGCTTGAGATTACAGAGTCCGGCCTGATGGAGTTTTCGCTGGCGCTCGACGTACTCACCCGCTTGCGCATGCGCAACTTCCAACTCTCCATCGACGACTTTGGAACCGGCTATTCGATGATGAAACAGTTGCAAAACGTTCCCGCCATCGAACTGAAGATCGATAGAACCTTCGTTCAGCACATGGATGCAAATCACGCAGATCTGGTGATGGTGGAAAAGATCATCGAGATGGGTCACGAGCTCGATATGGAAGTCATCGCCGAGGGTGTTGAGACGCAGGAGCAGTTCAATATCCTGCGTGAAAAAGGCTGTGATGGCGTCCAGGGATTTCTCTTCAGTCGAGCTCTCGCACCGGCAGAACTTACGCGTTGGCTTGAAACCTATCGCGCCCACCAAGTACAGTAA
- a CDS encoding serine hydrolase domain-containing protein, with the protein MRKLASALLVVAPVFTVAATFAQVPVAKPTANPMAQPAAMKTETSAPTPAHLLDQADLTAFFDGILPLQLERSDIAGASVLVMKDGNILLQKGYGYADVKSKKPVDPASTIFRLASISKLFTWVSVMQLEEQGKLNLDTDVNQYLDFKIRPAFNKPITLRYLMTHTAGFEETANDIIIIDPKQAVSLRDYLIANQPMRIFPPGEIPAYSNYGVGLASYIVQRTSGEPFEQYVQEHIFAPLGMTHSSFYQPLQKSLVQLPSDGYRSNTTKPPIGFEIFNPVGAGGISSSAADMGRFGQALLNGGELDGKRILKPETLAQMWTPQFRASDQLPPICMGFYQDWRNHLRWIGHEGDLIAFHSLFFVEPTQKLVLFVSYNSAGGGSEPRPEIINFFSDRYFPGAPEVQYLKNPSKDLKDAQGTYEATRRDDTTKLKLSSLFGQRTVSVDKNGVLKVDGAKDLRGHPVKCKPIGKDLWQAEDEQNRIFAIRDADNKVVRLAVDFPGVQLQRVPWYENQSWVMIALGSSIGILVLVILASIVRTWRRLFQRRRPRPEPQPGTIWLTAAPRTAAFLWVLFLGTIFVYFAVKGDDLLPPTPQWFKWFVLENFVTMVAIVISTIAVIAGIDAWGRNVRVITKLKFTFVALACAFLSWFAIHWHIIGPTNRI; encoded by the coding sequence ATGCGCAAACTCGCAAGCGCGTTGCTGGTTGTTGCACCCGTCTTTACCGTAGCAGCCACTTTTGCCCAGGTTCCGGTAGCTAAGCCGACGGCTAACCCGATGGCCCAGCCTGCGGCCATGAAAACCGAAACTAGCGCTCCAACTCCCGCTCATCTACTAGATCAGGCTGATCTCACCGCATTTTTCGACGGCATTCTTCCCTTGCAGCTTGAGCGTAGCGACATCGCCGGCGCGTCAGTCCTCGTGATGAAAGATGGCAACATCCTGCTCCAGAAGGGATACGGATACGCGGACGTCAAATCAAAGAAGCCAGTAGATCCCGCTTCAACCATCTTTCGTCTTGCATCGATCTCCAAGCTCTTCACCTGGGTCTCGGTAATGCAGTTGGAGGAACAAGGAAAGCTTAATCTCGACACCGACGTTAACCAGTATCTTGACTTCAAGATTCGTCCCGCTTTCAACAAGCCGATCACCCTACGCTATCTGATGACGCATACCGCTGGCTTCGAAGAGACCGCCAACGACATCATCATCATCGATCCAAAACAGGCCGTTTCGTTGCGCGACTATCTAATCGCCAACCAACCCATGCGTATCTTTCCTCCCGGTGAAATTCCTGCATATTCCAACTACGGCGTCGGTCTGGCAAGCTATATCGTCCAGCGCACCAGCGGTGAGCCCTTTGAACAATACGTACAGGAGCACATCTTCGCTCCGCTGGGCATGACGCACTCTTCCTTCTACCAGCCGCTACAGAAGTCCCTCGTCCAATTACCCTCGGATGGTTATCGCTCCAACACTACCAAGCCACCGATAGGCTTTGAAATCTTCAATCCCGTAGGCGCAGGCGGCATCTCTTCCAGCGCCGCGGACATGGGCAGATTCGGCCAGGCGCTTCTCAATGGCGGGGAACTTGACGGCAAGCGCATCCTCAAGCCGGAGACGCTTGCCCAGATGTGGACACCGCAATTCCGCGCCAGCGATCAACTCCCTCCCATCTGCATGGGGTTTTACCAGGATTGGCGTAATCATCTGCGCTGGATTGGCCACGAGGGCGATCTGATCGCATTCCACAGCCTCTTCTTCGTTGAACCTACGCAGAAGCTTGTTCTGTTCGTCTCCTACAACTCTGCAGGCGGAGGTAGCGAACCACGTCCCGAGATCATCAATTTTTTCTCTGATCGGTATTTTCCCGGCGCACCCGAAGTCCAGTATTTGAAGAACCCATCCAAGGACCTGAAAGATGCCCAGGGCACTTATGAAGCCACCCGTCGCGACGACACCACGAAGCTGAAACTGTCATCGCTCTTCGGCCAGCGCACAGTATCAGTCGACAAGAATGGCGTGCTGAAAGTCGACGGGGCCAAGGATCTTCGCGGGCATCCCGTCAAATGCAAACCAATCGGTAAGGATCTGTGGCAAGCCGAAGATGAGCAGAATCGCATTTTCGCAATCCGCGATGCGGACAACAAGGTGGTGCGCCTCGCCGTCGATTTTCCCGGCGTACAACTGCAGCGCGTGCCCTGGTACGAAAATCAGTCGTGGGTAATGATCGCGCTTGGATCGAGCATCGGAATTCTCGTTCTCGTGATTCTCGCGAGCATTGTTCGCACATGGAGACGCCTCTTTCAGCGTCGTCGTCCTCGTCCTGAACCGCAGCCCGGAACCATCTGGCTCACCGCCGCGCCACGCACGGCAGCCTTCCTCTGGGTTCTGTTCCTCGGCACGATATTTGTCTATTTTGCCGTAAAGGGCGACGACCTGTTGCCTCCCACTCCGCAGTGGTTCAAGTGGTTTGTACTCGAGAATTTCGTCACGATGGTTGCGATCGTAATCAGTACGATCGCGGTCATTGCAGGGATCGACGCCTGGGGTCGCAATGTTCGTGTGATTACCAAGCTGAAGTTCACCTTTGTCGCGCTCGCCTGCGCCTTCCTAAGTTGGTTCGCCATTCACTGGCACATCATCGGCCCCACGAATCGCATTTAG
- a CDS encoding acylphosphatase, whose product MMVLHFLIQGRVQGVGFRWFVHREASELELHGWVRNTEDGDVEVVASGSPEDLAELRASLRQGPRGSRVDRLIEHYLDDNEAKNLDAFRIEGAW is encoded by the coding sequence ATGATGGTTCTTCACTTTCTAATTCAGGGCCGTGTGCAGGGCGTAGGCTTCCGGTGGTTCGTTCACCGCGAGGCCAGCGAACTCGAACTCCACGGCTGGGTTCGCAACACCGAAGACGGCGACGTGGAGGTGGTTGCGTCCGGCAGCCCTGAAGATCTCGCCGAATTGCGCGCAAGCCTCCGACAAGGTCCGCGCGGCAGCCGCGTAGATCGTCTCATCGAGCACTACCTTGACGACAACGAAGCCAAGAACCTGGATGCGTTCCGCATCGAAGGCGCGTGGTGA